In Vicia villosa cultivar HV-30 ecotype Madison, WI unplaced genomic scaffold, Vvil1.0 ctg.000305F_1_1, whole genome shotgun sequence, the following are encoded in one genomic region:
- the LOC131626555 gene encoding ankyrin repeat-containing protein At5g02620-like: METEAETVQAQVLPVRSIRKKMTKQLTGKRDDTPLHSAARAGDMVSLKGTVDGAEEGKLREVFVKQNQGGETALYVAAEYGYVDMVREMIQYYDLADAGIKARNGFDALHIAAKQGDLDIVKILMEAHSELAMTVDPSNTTALHTAATQGHTEIVKFLLETGSSLAAIARSNGKTALHSAARNGHLEVVKAILEKEPSVVTRTDKKGQTALHMAVKGQSLVVVEELIKADPSTINMVDNKGNTALHIATRKGRTQIIKLILGQSETDGMAINKSGETALDTAEKTGHSEVKSILTEHGIQSGKSITKSQPKTAARELKQTVSDIKHEVHHQLEHTRQTRKSVQGIAKRLNKMHTEGLNNAINSTTVVAVLIATVAFAAIFTVPGQFVDDPKKVPKGKSLGEANIAPQAAFLIFFVFDSFALFISLAVVVVQTSIVVIESKAKKQMMAIINKLMWLACVLISVSFLALSFVVVGKNQRWLAIGVTIIGTTIMATTLGTMCYWVIRHRIEASNLRSIRKSSMGSRSRSFSVSVVMSDSEILNNERTKMYAI, encoded by the exons ATGGAGACAGAAGCTGAAACTGTGCAGGCTCAGGTTCTACCGGTAAGGTCGATTAGGAAGAAAATGACGAAACAGTTGACGGGGAAGCGTGACGATACGCCTTTACATTCTGCGGCGAGAGCAGGAGATATGGTTTCTTTGAAGGGGACGGTGGATGGTGCGGAAGAGGGTAAGCTGCGGGAAGTGTTTGTGAAGCAGAATCAAGGTGGTGAAACGGCTCTTTATGTTGCTGCTGAGTATGGTTATGTTGATATGGTTAGGGAGATGATTCAGTATTATGATCTTGCTGATGCTGGAATTAAAGCGAGAAATGGTTTTGATGCGCTTCATATTGCTGCTAAACAAGGGGATTTAG ATATAGTGAAGATCTTAATGGAGGCTCATTCTGAACTGGCGATGACTGTGGATCCATCCAACACAACAGCCTTACACACAGCTGCAACACAAGGGCACACTGAGATAGTGAAATTTCTATTAGAAACAGGTAGTAGCTTGGCAGCAATTGCTAGAAGTAATGGCAAAACAGCTTTGCATTCTGCTGCAAGAAATGGACATTTGGAGGTGGTGAAAGCGATTCTGGAGAAGGAGCCTAGTGTTGTAACAAGGACTGATAAAAAGGGACAGACGGCGCTTCATATGGCGGTGAAGGGACAGAGCCTTGTGGTGGTAGAGGAGTTGATAAAAGCAGATCCATCAACAATAAACATGGTTGATAATAAGGGCAATACAGCATTGCATATAGCTACCAGGAAGGGTAGAACTCAG ATTATTAAGTTGATACTTGGACAGAGTGAAACAGATGGCATGGCAATAAACAAAAGCGGCGAAACAGCATTAGACACAGCTGAGAAAACAGGACACTCTGAAGTAAAAAGCATTCTAACAGAACacggtattcaaagtggaaaatcCATAACAAAATCTCAACCAAAAACAGCTGCCAGAGAATTAAAACAAACCGTCAGCGACATAAAGCACGAAGTCCATCACCAACTAGAACACACTCGCCAAACGCGAAAAAGCGTTCAAGGAATCGCAAAACGTCTCAACAAAATGCACACAGAAGGACTCAACAACGCAATAAACTCAACAACCGTCGTTGCAGTCCTCATAGCAACGGTTGCATTCGCCGCTATCTTCACCGTCCCAGGCCAATTCGTGGACGATCCAAAAAAAGTTCCTAAAGGAAAGTCGCTCGGCGAAGCAAACATAGCGCCGCAAGCTGCGTTTCTAATCTTCTTCGTGTTCGATTCATTTGCGCTCTTCATTTCTTTAGCGGTTGTGGTGGTTCAAACATCAATAGTTGTTATTGAAAGCAAAGCAAAGAAGCAAATGATGGCTATTATTAACAAACTAATGTGGCTGGCTTGTGTGCTTATTTCTGTTTCATTTTTGGCACTGTCTTTTGTAGTTGTTGGGAAAAATCAAAGGTGGCTTGCAATTGGAGTAACCATTATTGGAACAACTATTATGGCTACTACATTGGGGACAATGTGTTATTGGGTTATTAGACATCGAATTGAAGCTTCAAATTTGAGGAGTATACGTAAATCTTCAATGGGAAGCAGGTCAAGGTCTTTTTCAGTTTCAGTTGTTATGTCAGATTCTGAGATATTAAATAATGAGCGTACTAAAATGTATGCTATTtag